One segment of Massilia sp. Se16.2.3 DNA contains the following:
- a CDS encoding ABC transporter substrate-binding protein: MKRTALALATAAAFGSLAAPAHAQISGDTIKIGMITDLSGVYSDVDGNGGAEAVRMAIADMGGAIAGKKIEFVVADHQNKPDIAASKAREWFDQGGVDMLIGGTNSGASLAMAKVAAEKKKVFIAIGAGTAQLTNEQCSPYTVHYAYDTVALARGTGSAVIKQGGKSWYFLTADYAFGQSLEKDTTEVLKKNGGTVLGSVKHPLSASDFSSFLLQAQSSKAQVLGLANAGGDTINSIKAAKEFGLTKNMKIAGLLVFINDIHTLGLNTTQGMYLTDGWYWDMNADTRAWSKRYFGKMKKEPSMLQAADYSATTNYLNAVKALGSDDPTKVMARLKATKVNDMFARNGEIRPDGRMVHDMYLMQVKAPSESKYPWDYYKLVATIPGAQAYTTKAETKCAAWK; the protein is encoded by the coding sequence ATGAAACGCACAGCCCTCGCCCTCGCCACCGCCGCCGCCTTCGGCAGCCTGGCCGCTCCCGCACATGCCCAGATCAGCGGCGACACCATCAAGATCGGCATGATCACCGACCTGTCCGGCGTGTATTCCGACGTCGACGGCAACGGCGGCGCCGAAGCCGTGCGCATGGCGATCGCCGACATGGGCGGTGCCATCGCCGGCAAGAAGATCGAATTCGTCGTGGCCGACCACCAGAACAAGCCGGACATCGCCGCCTCGAAGGCGCGCGAATGGTTCGACCAGGGCGGCGTCGACATGCTGATCGGCGGCACCAATTCCGGCGCCAGCCTGGCCATGGCCAAGGTCGCGGCCGAGAAGAAAAAAGTGTTCATCGCCATCGGCGCCGGCACTGCGCAACTGACCAACGAACAGTGCTCCCCCTACACCGTGCACTACGCCTACGACACGGTGGCGCTGGCGCGCGGCACCGGTTCCGCCGTGATCAAGCAGGGCGGCAAGAGCTGGTATTTCCTGACCGCCGACTATGCCTTCGGCCAGTCGCTGGAAAAGGACACGACCGAGGTGCTCAAGAAAAATGGCGGCACCGTGCTCGGCAGCGTGAAGCACCCGCTGTCGGCCTCCGATTTTTCCTCTTTCCTGCTGCAGGCCCAGTCGTCCAAGGCGCAGGTGCTGGGCCTGGCGAACGCGGGTGGCGACACCATCAATTCGATCAAGGCGGCCAAGGAATTCGGCCTGACCAAGAACATGAAGATCGCCGGTTTGCTGGTGTTCATCAACGATATCCACACGCTCGGCCTGAACACGACGCAAGGCATGTACCTGACCGACGGCTGGTACTGGGACATGAATGCCGACACCCGCGCCTGGTCCAAGCGCTATTTCGGCAAGATGAAGAAGGAACCGTCGATGCTGCAGGCGGCCGACTACTCGGCGACGACGAACTACCTGAACGCGGTCAAGGCGCTTGGGTCGGATGACCCGACCAAGGTGATGGCCAGGCTGAAGGCGACGAAAGTCAACGACATGTTCGCCAGGAACGGCGAAATCCGCCCGGACGGGCGCATGGTGCACGACATGTACCTGATGCAAGTAAAAGCGCCGAGCGAGTCGAAGTATCCGTGGGATTACTACAAGCTGGTGGCAACGATTCCGGGGGCGCAGGCGTACACGACCAAGGCCGAGACGAAATGCGCGGCCTGGAAGTGA
- a CDS encoding ABC transporter ATP-binding protein has product MADVILETKGLTKEFKGFIAVNHVDLQVQRGHIHALIGPNGAGKTTCFNLLTKFLVPSSGQILFNGRDITASKPAQIARMGIIRSFQISAVFPHLTVLQNVRIGLQRQLGTSFHFWKSERSLSRLDERALALLAEVDLAGFADTVTADLPYGRKRALEIATTLAMEPELMLLDEPTQGMGHEDVHRVTELIKKVSAGRTILMVEHNMNVVSGICDRISVLQRGATLAEGTYAEVSRNPQVMQAYMGSADGELEGAHA; this is encoded by the coding sequence ATGGCGGACGTCATACTGGAAACAAAAGGCCTGACGAAGGAATTCAAGGGTTTTATTGCAGTTAACCACGTCGACTTGCAGGTGCAGCGCGGCCACATCCACGCACTGATCGGTCCCAACGGCGCCGGCAAGACCACCTGCTTCAACCTGCTCACCAAGTTCCTCGTGCCCAGCTCCGGGCAGATCCTGTTCAATGGCCGCGATATCACGGCCTCGAAACCGGCGCAGATCGCGCGCATGGGCATCATCCGCTCTTTCCAGATTTCCGCCGTCTTCCCCCATTTGACGGTACTTCAAAATGTGCGCATCGGCCTGCAGCGTCAGCTCGGCACGAGTTTCCACTTCTGGAAGAGCGAACGCTCGCTGTCCCGGCTCGACGAGCGCGCGCTGGCGCTGCTGGCCGAGGTCGACCTGGCCGGCTTTGCCGATACCGTCACCGCCGACCTCCCTTATGGGCGCAAGCGCGCGCTCGAGATTGCCACCACGCTGGCGATGGAGCCTGAACTGATGCTGCTCGACGAGCCAACACAGGGCATGGGCCATGAAGACGTGCACCGCGTCACCGAACTGATCAAAAAAGTGTCGGCCGGGCGCACCATCCTGATGGTGGAACACAACATGAACGTCGTCTCCGGCATCTGCGACCGCATCTCCGTCCTGCAGCGCGGCGCCACGCTGGCCGAAGGGACCTATGCGGAAGTCTCGCGCAACCCGCAAGTGATGCAGGCCTACATGGGCAGCGCCGATGGCGAACTCGAAGGAGCGCACGCATGA
- a CDS encoding ABC transporter ATP-binding protein, which translates to MSAALEISNLQAWYGESHILHGVEFSVAEGEVVTLLGRNGAGRTTTLRAIMGLTGRRSGSIRINGVEAIKLPTHRIAHLGVGYCPEERGIFASLSTEENLLLPPVLPGTGNGAGTAMSLDEIYAMFPNLYERRHSQGTRLSGGEQQMLAVARILRTGARLLLLDEISEGLAPVIVQTLARMITTLKGKGYTIVMVEQNFRFAAPLADRFHVVEHGQIVETIAAHELDTRMPVLTELLGV; encoded by the coding sequence ATGAGCGCGGCACTCGAAATTTCCAATTTGCAGGCCTGGTACGGCGAATCGCACATCCTGCACGGCGTCGAGTTCTCGGTGGCCGAAGGGGAGGTCGTTACCCTGCTCGGAAGGAATGGCGCCGGGCGCACCACCACCCTGCGCGCCATCATGGGCCTGACCGGGCGCCGCAGCGGGTCGATCCGCATCAACGGTGTCGAAGCGATCAAACTGCCGACCCACCGCATCGCCCACCTCGGCGTCGGCTATTGCCCGGAAGAGCGCGGCATCTTCGCCTCGCTGTCGACCGAGGAAAACCTGCTGCTGCCGCCGGTGCTGCCTGGGACGGGCAATGGGGCGGGCACGGCGATGTCGCTCGACGAGATCTATGCCATGTTTCCGAACCTGTACGAGCGCCGCCACAGCCAGGGCACGCGCCTCTCCGGCGGCGAGCAGCAGATGCTGGCCGTGGCCCGCATCCTGCGTACCGGCGCGCGCCTGCTGCTGCTCGACGAGATCTCCGAAGGGCTGGCGCCGGTCATCGTGCAGACGCTGGCGCGCATGATCACGACCCTGAAGGGAAAGGGCTACACCATCGTGATGGTCGAGCAGAACTTCCGCTTTGCCGCGCCGTTGGCGGACCGCTTCCACGTCGTCGAACACGGCCAGATCGTCGAAACCATCGCCGCCCATGAGCTCGATACGCGCATGCCGGTGCTGACGGAACTGCTCGGCGTCTGA
- a CDS encoding GMC family oxidoreductase, producing the protein MESAGEYDYIIVGAGTAGCVLANRLTRDRDINVLLIEAGARDDYLWIHIPVGYLHCIGNPRTDWLFNTEPDPGLNGRSLIYPRGKVLGGSSSINGMIYMRGQAQDYARWAEACGDDSWRWEQVLPLFRKSEDHYLGASELHGAGGEWRVEKQRLSWKILDAFRDAAEEVGIAKVDDFNTGDNAGSSYFEVNQRRGIRLNTAKAFLKPAAQRPNLTIMTGCHVERLVLEEDNGRTVCRGVQFTGGGHAYMARAARETLLAAGAIGSPHILQLSGIGPSAHLARHGITPRVEAPGVGENLQDHLQLRMVYKVQGVKTLNTSANNWFGKFRIGLEYALFQSGPMSMAPSQLGAFARSHPGQATPDLQYHVQPLSLEKFGDPLHGFPAFTASVCHLRPTSRGHVRLAGQDSYAAPKITPNYLSTQEDRQTAAAALSLTRRIVAAPALARYGPQEFKPGPLYRTEEELAQAAGLIGTTIFHPVGTCRMGRRDDPLAVVDSDLRVIGVDGLRVVDASIMPFITSGNTNSPTLMIAEKAADAIRAARTKNLPV; encoded by the coding sequence GTGGAATCGGCCGGAGAATACGACTACATCATCGTTGGCGCCGGCACTGCCGGTTGCGTACTCGCCAACCGGCTCACGCGCGATCGCGACATCAACGTGCTCCTGATCGAAGCCGGTGCCCGCGACGATTACCTGTGGATCCACATCCCGGTCGGCTACCTGCACTGCATCGGTAATCCACGCACCGACTGGCTGTTCAATACCGAACCCGATCCCGGCCTGAACGGGCGCAGCCTGATCTACCCGCGCGGCAAAGTCCTGGGCGGCAGTTCCTCGATCAACGGCATGATCTACATGCGTGGCCAGGCCCAGGATTATGCGCGCTGGGCCGAGGCCTGCGGCGACGATTCCTGGCGCTGGGAGCAGGTGCTACCGCTGTTCAGGAAGAGCGAAGACCATTACCTTGGCGCCAGCGAATTGCATGGCGCCGGCGGCGAATGGCGCGTGGAAAAGCAGCGCCTGTCCTGGAAAATCCTCGATGCCTTCCGCGATGCGGCCGAAGAGGTGGGCATTGCCAAGGTCGACGATTTCAATACCGGGGACAACGCCGGCTCGTCCTATTTCGAGGTCAACCAGCGCCGCGGCATCCGCTTGAATACCGCGAAAGCCTTCCTGAAACCGGCGGCCCAGCGTCCGAATCTGACCATCATGACCGGCTGCCATGTCGAGCGCCTGGTGCTGGAAGAGGACAATGGCAGGACCGTCTGCCGCGGCGTCCAGTTTACCGGCGGCGGGCATGCCTACATGGCGCGCGCCGCACGTGAAACCCTGCTGGCCGCGGGCGCCATCGGATCGCCCCACATCCTGCAACTGTCCGGCATCGGGCCGTCCGCCCACCTGGCGCGCCACGGCATCACGCCGCGCGTGGAAGCGCCCGGCGTCGGCGAAAACCTGCAGGACCATCTGCAACTACGCATGGTCTACAAGGTGCAAGGCGTCAAAACCCTGAATACCAGCGCCAACAACTGGTTCGGCAAGTTCAGGATCGGCCTCGAGTACGCACTGTTCCAGAGCGGACCGATGTCGATGGCGCCGTCGCAGCTGGGTGCCTTTGCCCGTTCGCATCCCGGGCAGGCGACGCCGGATTTGCAGTACCACGTGCAGCCGCTGTCGCTGGAAAAGTTCGGCGACCCGCTGCACGGTTTTCCCGCATTTACGGCCAGCGTTTGCCACCTGCGGCCGACTTCGCGCGGACACGTGCGCCTGGCCGGGCAGGACAGTTATGCGGCGCCGAAGATCACGCCGAATTACCTCAGCACGCAGGAAGATCGGCAGACTGCGGCGGCGGCTTTGTCGCTGACGCGACGCATCGTGGCCGCGCCGGCGCTGGCGCGCTATGGGCCACAGGAGTTCAAGCCGGGGCCGCTCTACCGTACCGAGGAAGAACTGGCGCAGGCTGCCGGCCTGATCGGCACCACGATTTTCCACCCCGTCGGCACGTGCCGGATGGGACGGCGCGACGATCCGCTGGCCGTCGTCGACAGCGACTTGCGCGTGATCGGCGTGGACGGCCTGCGCGTGGTCGACGCCTCCATCATGCCTTTTATTACTTCCGGCAACACCAATTCGCCGACCCTGATGATCGCGGAAAAGGCGGCAGACGCGATCCGTGCCGCCCGAACCAAAAACTTGCCTGTGTAA
- the ald gene encoding alanine dehydrogenase produces the protein MLVGVPKEIKNHEYRVGLTPPSVRELVNRGHQVMVQKNAGAEIGLSDEQYVAAGARIVDQAEELFARAEMIVKVKEPQPGECAMLREGQILYTYLHLAPDPEQTAALVKSKAVCIAYETITGAGGGLPLLAPMSEVAGRMAIQAGAAHLEKSKGGMGLLLGGVPGVAPGHVVIIGAGVVGTNALQMAVGTGARVTVLDKNIDRLRQLDLVYGNRIATVYSNAHALEEAVLSADLVVGGVLVPGAAAPKLVTRDMIARMKKGAVVVDVAIDQGGCFETSHPTTHADPTFVVDGVVHYCVANMPGAVARTSTFALNNATIGHALALANKGWQRALREDAHLRHGLNVCQGKVTYEAVAQALGYNYVPADSLLA, from the coding sequence GGTCAACCGGGGCCACCAGGTCATGGTCCAGAAGAACGCCGGTGCCGAGATCGGCCTGTCCGACGAGCAGTACGTCGCGGCCGGGGCCAGGATTGTCGACCAGGCCGAGGAGCTCTTTGCCCGTGCCGAGATGATCGTCAAGGTCAAGGAGCCGCAGCCGGGCGAGTGCGCGATGCTACGCGAGGGACAAATCCTCTACACCTATCTGCACCTGGCGCCCGATCCGGAACAGACCGCGGCGCTGGTCAAATCGAAAGCGGTCTGCATTGCCTACGAAACCATCACCGGCGCGGGCGGCGGCTTGCCGCTGCTGGCACCGATGAGCGAAGTGGCGGGACGCATGGCCATCCAGGCCGGCGCTGCCCACCTGGAAAAATCGAAGGGCGGCATGGGCCTGCTGCTGGGCGGCGTGCCGGGCGTGGCGCCAGGCCACGTGGTCATCATCGGCGCCGGCGTGGTCGGGACCAATGCCCTGCAAATGGCGGTCGGGACCGGTGCCCGCGTTACCGTGTTAGACAAGAACATCGACCGCCTGCGCCAGCTCGACCTGGTCTATGGCAACCGCATCGCCACGGTCTATTCGAACGCGCATGCGCTGGAAGAAGCGGTACTGTCGGCCGACCTGGTCGTCGGCGGCGTGCTGGTACCGGGCGCGGCGGCGCCGAAACTGGTCACCCGCGACATGATCGCGCGCATGAAGAAGGGCGCGGTGGTCGTGGACGTCGCCATCGACCAGGGCGGCTGCTTCGAAACCTCGCACCCGACCACCCATGCCGACCCTACCTTCGTTGTCGATGGTGTCGTGCATTACTGCGTGGCGAACATGCCGGGCGCGGTGGCGCGTACGTCCACCTTTGCGCTGAACAACGCGACCATTGGCCACGCCCTGGCGCTGGCGAATAAAGGCTGGCAACGCGCCCTGCGTGAGGACGCGCACCTGCGCCATGGCCTGAATGTCTGCCAGGGCAAGGTCACCTATGAAGCCGTGGCCCAGGCCCTGGGTTACAACTACGTGCCGGCGGACTCGCTGCTGGCCTGA
- a CDS encoding nitronate monooxygenase family protein → MEFDALFPVPVIQGPMAGGACTPELVAAVSNAGGLGALPGSLLAPQVIEEQVARIRSLTSRPFLLNFFIQGTPAPSEDQLAQAGEFLRPIWESLGWSELPRPKKWCEDFAAQFETLLALRPAVASFTFGILGSEQVERLHAADILVIGTVTTVEEALAWQAIGADAVVASGVEAGGHRGTFIGRQEDATLTASALWPQVVQAVRIPVIAAGGIMDGADIRRALALGARAVQMGSAFLVTDESGIHPAYKARLLAGADQTRLTRSFSGRYARGIENRFMRQMAQVERQVPPYPVQNALTGSIRAAAAASGDTELMSLWAGTGYARARPMPAARLVELLAFELQS, encoded by the coding sequence ATGGAATTCGATGCATTGTTCCCGGTACCGGTGATCCAGGGACCGATGGCCGGTGGCGCTTGCACGCCCGAGCTGGTCGCGGCCGTATCGAATGCCGGTGGTCTGGGTGCGCTGCCCGGCTCGCTGCTGGCGCCGCAGGTGATCGAGGAGCAGGTCGCCCGTATTCGCAGCCTCACCAGCCGGCCCTTCCTGCTGAACTTTTTTATCCAGGGTACGCCAGCCCCGAGCGAAGACCAGTTGGCACAGGCGGGCGAATTCTTGCGTCCCATCTGGGAAAGCCTGGGCTGGAGCGAGCTGCCGCGCCCCAAAAAATGGTGCGAGGATTTTGCCGCGCAGTTCGAGACCCTGCTGGCGCTGCGGCCAGCCGTGGCCAGCTTCACTTTCGGCATCCTCGGCAGCGAGCAGGTCGAGCGCCTGCATGCGGCCGATATCCTCGTCATCGGTACCGTTACCACCGTCGAGGAAGCGCTGGCCTGGCAGGCGATCGGCGCCGATGCGGTGGTCGCGTCCGGGGTCGAGGCGGGCGGCCACCGCGGCACCTTCATCGGCAGGCAGGAAGACGCGACGCTGACGGCAAGCGCCCTCTGGCCGCAGGTCGTGCAGGCGGTCCGCATCCCCGTGATTGCCGCCGGCGGCATCATGGACGGCGCCGATATCCGGCGCGCACTGGCGCTTGGGGCCCGTGCCGTGCAGATGGGCTCGGCTTTCCTGGTTACCGACGAGTCCGGCATCCATCCGGCCTACAAGGCGCGCCTGCTTGCCGGCGCCGACCAGACGCGGCTGACGCGCAGTTTTTCGGGGCGCTACGCACGCGGCATCGAGAACCGTTTCATGCGCCAGATGGCGCAAGTGGAGCGGCAGGTGCCGCCTTATCCGGTCCAGAACGCCTTGACCGGCAGTATCCGGGCAGCGGCCGCGGCCAGCGGCGATACCGAATTGATGTCGCTCTGGGCTGGTACCGGCTATGCGCGTGCACGGCCGATGCCGGCGGCGCGCCTGGTGGAATTACTGGCATTTGAATTGCAGTCCTGA
- a CDS encoding 5'-methylthioadenosine/adenosylhomocysteine nucleosidase gives MRLGIISALQEEQQGLVEAMERPYKLIHGQREYWAGTLWEIDAVCVLSRIGKVAAAMTATTLVEKFGVTHILFTGVAGSGDPSVRVGDIVVADSLVQHDMDASPLFPRFEVPLTGLTHFPADHRLSTQLADAAAAFLETEFLDVIDAREQAAFALAQPRVHRGLIASGDQFVNERAHIHALNDALPGLVAVEMEGAAVAQVCYELDLPCCVMRTISDNANENAATDFMRFVKSVAARYAFHVVRQFCLQIGGVSVQASSESAGT, from the coding sequence ATGCGTCTCGGGATCATCAGTGCACTACAAGAAGAACAGCAGGGGCTCGTGGAGGCCATGGAGAGGCCCTACAAGCTCATCCATGGTCAACGCGAGTACTGGGCTGGAACACTGTGGGAAATCGACGCTGTGTGCGTTCTGTCGCGTATAGGCAAGGTTGCTGCCGCCATGACAGCCACCACGCTTGTGGAAAAGTTCGGAGTTACGCACATCCTGTTTACCGGCGTGGCCGGTAGCGGCGACCCCAGCGTACGTGTCGGCGACATCGTCGTGGCCGATTCGCTGGTCCAGCACGACATGGATGCCAGCCCGCTGTTTCCCCGTTTCGAGGTGCCGCTGACGGGCTTGACCCATTTTCCGGCCGACCATCGCCTCAGCACGCAGCTGGCCGACGCCGCCGCTGCGTTCCTCGAGACCGAATTCCTGGACGTGATCGATGCGCGCGAACAAGCGGCATTCGCCCTGGCGCAACCGCGTGTCCACCGCGGCTTGATCGCCAGCGGCGACCAGTTCGTCAACGAGCGCGCGCATATCCATGCCCTCAACGATGCCCTGCCGGGCCTGGTGGCGGTGGAAATGGAAGGGGCGGCGGTGGCCCAGGTGTGCTATGAGCTGGACCTGCCCTGTTGCGTGATGCGGACGATTTCCGACAACGCCAATGAAAACGCGGCCACCGACTTCATGCGTTTCGTGAAGTCAGTGGCCGCGCGCTATGCTTTTCATGTCGTCAGGCAGTTCTGCCTGCAGATCGGGGGCGTCTCCGTTCAGGCCAGCAGCGAGTCCGCCGGCACGTAG